The following proteins are encoded in a genomic region of Thiomonas sp. X19:
- a CDS encoding flagellar export protein FliJ: MKTNVSVIQKLLSQAHEAEQRQAALLAQKKEQYRHALKLLNDLQAHVIHYQQRQHAMGCSVAWGEAQAMRDFIDTLKTTASMQRTEVNRLQSMLDEQTKAWTATRQRVKALEQLVSKRRATAFATQRRREQAELDDWLLHQPSQRAA; encoded by the coding sequence ATGAAGACCAACGTGAGTGTGATTCAAAAGTTGCTTTCACAAGCGCACGAAGCTGAGCAACGGCAAGCCGCCCTGCTGGCCCAAAAAAAGGAGCAGTACAGGCATGCGCTGAAGCTGCTGAACGATCTGCAGGCTCACGTCATCCACTATCAACAGCGCCAGCACGCCATGGGCTGCAGCGTGGCATGGGGTGAGGCGCAAGCCATGCGCGATTTCATTGACACGCTGAAAACGACTGCCAGCATGCAGCGCACCGAGGTCAACCGCCTGCAATCCATGCTCGACGAGCAGACCAAGGCGTGGACCGCCACACGCCAGCGCGTGAAGGCGCTGGAGCAATTGGTATCCAAGCGCCGCGCCACAGCGTTCGCAACGCAGCGCCGGCGCGAGCAGGCAGAGCTGGATGACTGGCTGCTGCACCAGCCATCGCAGCGCGCAGCCTGA
- a CDS encoding ArdC family protein gives MNEAKPDFRQEFTDKVIDAIESGKPLPWERPWTAGISPQNAISGEEYQGMNRLILAIEMLEKGYADPRFATFKQAQDLGGSVAKGERGVLAERWEYAEFWQRPEVQVKEGETRVQVRAVDGPSATLDTGREVPKHTLQAEHKGKMYPWAQAAQELNLAYSKVFTLFNVAQCNGLKLEPLPALTNKIEPEDRFQSIKDAMARDGLKFETGSAAFYLHSTDSVVTPPANAFKDVGGYQATVLHEIGHATGAEHRLSRDGITGGHEFGSEGYAKEELRAEFFSIFAAMETGITRLRDEQHAAYLQIWIGAASDDKDEFFKAADDAAKAVDYVIGKEHEMLQEREAAQAEPGREFDLGL, from the coding sequence ATGAATGAAGCAAAACCGGACTTCCGGCAAGAGTTCACCGACAAGGTCATCGATGCGATCGAAAGCGGCAAGCCGCTCCCGTGGGAGCGGCCCTGGACCGCCGGAATCAGCCCACAAAACGCGATTTCAGGCGAGGAATACCAGGGCATGAATCGGCTGATTCTGGCCATCGAAATGCTTGAAAAGGGCTACGCCGACCCGCGTTTCGCGACCTTCAAACAGGCGCAAGACTTGGGCGGCTCAGTGGCCAAAGGCGAGCGGGGCGTGCTGGCAGAGCGCTGGGAATACGCCGAGTTTTGGCAGCGGCCCGAGGTGCAGGTGAAAGAGGGCGAAACGCGGGTGCAGGTTCGCGCTGTGGACGGCCCGAGCGCCACCTTGGACACGGGCCGCGAGGTTCCCAAACACACTTTGCAGGCCGAACACAAGGGCAAAATGTACCCATGGGCGCAGGCCGCGCAGGAGTTGAACCTGGCTTACAGCAAGGTCTTCACCCTCTTCAACGTCGCGCAGTGCAATGGCTTGAAACTTGAGCCGCTGCCAGCGCTGACGAACAAGATCGAACCGGAAGATCGGTTCCAATCCATCAAGGACGCGATGGCGCGCGACGGCCTGAAATTCGAGACCGGGAGCGCGGCGTTTTACCTGCACAGCACCGACAGCGTGGTCACGCCCCCTGCCAACGCCTTCAAAGATGTGGGGGGCTACCAGGCGACCGTTCTGCACGAAATCGGGCACGCGACCGGCGCAGAGCACCGGCTGAGCCGCGACGGCATCACAGGCGGCCATGAGTTCGGCAGTGAGGGCTATGCCAAGGAAGAATTGCGCGCCGAATTTTTCAGTATTTTCGCGGCGATGGAGACGGGCATCACCAGATTGCGTGATGAGCAGCATGCTGCCTATCTCCAAATCTGGATTGGTGCGGCGAGTGACGATAAGGACGAGTTTTTCAAAGCGGCGGACGACGCAGCCAAGGCCGTTGATTACGTCATCGGCAAAGAGCACGAAATGCTGCAGGAGCGCGAGGCTGCACAGGCTGAGCCTGGGCGCGAATTCGACCTTGGTCTATAG
- a CDS encoding glycine zipper 2TM domain-containing protein — MNKLIIPALLAAALAGCAGVPPMFGGAPSSSALTYTPGQAQQPQQVMFGTVLAVQRVTIDAPDSATAPGGLLGALTGGYVGSRIGNGNGSKVAAVLGAIAGGLGGEAATSGAYKQSGVQVTVKMDGGGDFAVTQAADVPLTVGERVEVVGGYGQIARVLPMPATEQRP; from the coding sequence ATGAACAAACTCATCATCCCGGCCCTCCTGGCCGCGGCGCTGGCCGGGTGCGCAGGTGTCCCGCCTATGTTCGGCGGGGCTCCATCGTCCAGCGCCCTGACCTACACCCCGGGCCAGGCGCAGCAACCCCAACAGGTCATGTTCGGCACGGTCCTCGCCGTGCAACGCGTGACCATTGACGCGCCAGATTCGGCGACCGCTCCTGGCGGCCTGCTCGGGGCGCTGACCGGGGGCTATGTCGGGTCGCGGATCGGCAATGGCAACGGCTCCAAAGTCGCGGCCGTGCTTGGCGCCATTGCGGGTGGGCTTGGTGGAGAGGCAGCCACCAGCGGGGCCTACAAGCAGTCTGGTGTGCAGGTTACGGTAAAGATGGACGGCGGCGGGGACTTCGCCGTTACTCAGGCCGCCGACGTGCCGCTCACAGTCGGCGAGCGCGTGGAGGTCGTCGGCGGCTACGGCCAGATCGCTCGCGTTCTGCCGATGCCAGCCACAGAGCAGCGGCCGTGA
- a CDS encoding DUF6573 family protein: MTTATPTGTTAADLFGEPIHIYTRAQAIEDGMLIDVSGTAREAGIVWPVAITSAVWSDACAWTDADDKRKGGGACWQSESGRLWDAVWMASRAIRAGLRRGHDGRDPILFQVLRIPREGRGVRPRLATLKLQVGPGDAGEPVITIMLPGED; the protein is encoded by the coding sequence ATGACCACTGCAACCCCAACCGGCACCACGGCCGCCGACTTGTTCGGCGAGCCCATCCACATCTACACCCGCGCCCAGGCCATCGAGGACGGCATGCTGATCGACGTCAGCGGCACGGCAAGAGAGGCTGGCATCGTCTGGCCTGTGGCCATCACCAGCGCCGTATGGAGCGACGCCTGCGCCTGGACCGACGCCGACGACAAGCGCAAGGGTGGCGGGGCGTGCTGGCAGAGCGAGAGCGGCAGGCTTTGGGATGCCGTGTGGATGGCATCGCGCGCGATCCGCGCAGGACTGCGGCGCGGGCACGATGGCCGCGACCCGATCTTGTTTCAAGTCCTGCGCATTCCCCGCGAAGGCCGGGGCGTTCGTCCCCGCCTGGCCACGCTCAAGCTGCAGGTCGGCCCTGGCGACGCAGGCGAGCCGGTCATCACGATCATGCTTCCGGGCGAGGATTGA
- a CDS encoding BrnT family toxin: MLTKFEWDSAKALANLRKHGVSFETAMRVFADPLASSNQDRIEGGEPRWITIGVVEGYVLLVVAHTVRNEDDGTEIIRIISARRADPKERKDYEQNG; the protein is encoded by the coding sequence ATGCTCACCAAATTCGAATGGGACTCCGCCAAGGCGCTGGCCAACCTGCGCAAGCATGGGGTGAGCTTCGAGACGGCCATGCGCGTGTTTGCCGATCCGCTCGCATCGTCCAATCAGGATCGCATCGAAGGCGGTGAGCCAAGGTGGATCACCATCGGCGTGGTGGAGGGCTATGTGTTGCTCGTGGTGGCGCACACCGTGCGCAACGAGGACGATGGCACCGAGATCATCCGCATCATCTCGGCCCGGCGCGCCGACCCGAAGGAAAGGAAAGACTATGAGCAAAATGGTTAA
- a CDS encoding BrnA antitoxin family protein, which yields MSKMVKHAVDLAKLPPLTARQRKELEALAAKPDSGIDVSDIPALGDAFWKNAVRNPFYKPTKTPTTVRVDSDVLLWLKSKGRGYQTKINAILREAMLREVAPAKPAPRGERHRKAA from the coding sequence ATGAGCAAAATGGTTAAACATGCCGTGGACCTGGCCAAGCTGCCGCCCCTGACCGCCAGGCAGCGCAAGGAACTGGAGGCCCTGGCGGCGAAGCCTGACAGCGGTATCGATGTCAGCGACATCCCGGCGCTGGGGGATGCGTTCTGGAAGAACGCGGTGCGCAACCCGTTCTACAAGCCCACCAAGACGCCGACCACGGTGCGCGTGGACTCGGACGTGCTGCTGTGGCTCAAATCCAAGGGGCGGGGCTACCAGACCAAGATCAACGCCATCCTGCGCGAGGCGATGCTGCGGGAGGTGGCGCCAGCCAAGCCTGCGCCGCGCGGCGAGCGGCACCGCAAGGCGGCTTGA
- a CDS encoding SIS domain-containing protein produces the protein MQNAIQSILAAEAAVIQNIPLDNPFEPAVQCFLASARAGGKVVVSGVGKAGGIGAKIATTLCSVGVPSIFLHPLEAQHGDLGVLGIHDCLLLISNSGKTREVVELVHLARQLHPDVRIVTITGKSDSELAACSDLVLWTGDPAEVCPLGLAPTTSTTVMSVIGDVLAVLAVQLSGFTRQDYALRHHAGYLGAVAKLG, from the coding sequence ATGCAAAACGCAATCCAATCCATCCTCGCGGCCGAAGCCGCGGTCATCCAAAACATCCCCCTGGACAATCCTTTCGAGCCTGCTGTCCAGTGTTTTCTTGCTTCGGCCCGCGCCGGGGGCAAAGTGGTTGTCTCCGGCGTCGGCAAAGCGGGCGGCATCGGGGCGAAGATCGCGACCACGCTGTGCTCGGTCGGCGTGCCATCGATCTTCCTGCACCCTCTGGAGGCCCAGCACGGCGACCTGGGCGTGCTCGGCATCCATGACTGCCTGCTGCTTATCTCGAACTCGGGCAAAACGCGGGAGGTCGTTGAGCTTGTGCATCTGGCCAGGCAGTTGCATCCCGATGTGCGGATTGTCACGATCACGGGCAAGAGCGACTCGGAGCTTGCCGCGTGTTCTGACCTGGTGCTGTGGACGGGAGACCCTGCCGAGGTCTGCCCGCTGGGCCTGGCGCCCACGACATCAACGACGGTGATGTCTGTAATTGGCGATGTACTCGCGGTGCTGGCCGTCCAACTCAGTGGCTTCACGCGCCAGGACTACGCGCTGCGGCACCATGCTGGGTACTTGGGCGCGGTGGCGAAGCTGGGATAA
- a CDS encoding AlpA family transcriptional regulator → MSTNNEIPRLVNTKEAAKILGVSKATLDRDRATGCAGGVPCIRIGGRALYSPEQILEWAKARAIVPTPALALQIEAAPQPKRRGRPRKLV, encoded by the coding sequence ATGAGCACCAACAACGAAATCCCACGGCTGGTCAACACCAAAGAAGCGGCAAAAATCCTTGGCGTGTCCAAGGCCACCCTGGACCGCGACCGCGCCACCGGGTGCGCAGGCGGCGTGCCCTGCATAAGAATTGGCGGGAGGGCCCTGTACAGCCCGGAGCAAATCCTCGAGTGGGCCAAGGCCAGGGCCATTGTGCCAACGCCAGCCCTGGCGCTGCAGATCGAGGCAGCGCCACAGCCCAAGCGCCGGGGGCGGCCCAGGAAGTTG